A region of Esox lucius isolate fEsoLuc1 chromosome 3, fEsoLuc1.pri, whole genome shotgun sequence DNA encodes the following proteins:
- the LOC117594243 gene encoding GTPase IMAP family member 9-like, whose protein sequence is MQAIPKYSPLVCRPSLMGGESSSPDSPVSPSGSELRLVLLGRTGAGRRAAGNTILGREEFGAQARPSAVTQRSVRRQGEVCGRHLVLVDTPDWFCPGLSLEEIRQDVGLCVRLSAPGPHAFLLVIPVEPSKGEETGVLERMEEMFGEGCWRHTVILFTNDDSLKEQSIEEFLQAGSQDLQQLVEKCGSRYHVLNIKDRSHDTPVPELLEKIEKMVSGNRESFYCSQTYQETEAQIEGGIQEHEGDIRTLNHKTTELERQVKEEKDEEKKREMEREIKNESDRRKEMERKLERLKEKRENEKKEMDEKHKQEIEEIKEKYEEEARVEAERNLMKIVLPELQRNIMNSQTKMKTEFSSP, encoded by the exons ATGCAGGCCATCCCTAAGTACTCCCCCCTGGTATGCAGGCCATCCCTAA tgggaggagagagcaGCAGTCCAGACTCCCCAGTGTCTCCCAGTGGGTCTGAGCTGAGACTGGTGCTGCTGGGGAGGACTGGTGCTGGGAGGAGGGCAGCAGGAAACACCATCCTGGGAAGGGAGGAGTTTGGGGCCCAGGCCCGTCCCTCTGCAGTGACCCAGAGGAGTGtgaggagacagggggaggtgtGTGGGAGACACCTGGTGCTGGTGGACACTCCAGACTGGTTCTGTCCTGGACTCTCTCTGGAGGAGATCAGACAGGATGTGGGTctctgtgtccgtctgtctgccccGGGACCCCACGCCTTCCTCCTGGTCATACCAGTGGAGCCCTCCaagggggaggagacaggggtgctggagagaatggaggagatGTTTGGGGAGGGGTGTTGGAGACACACTGTGATTCTATTCACCAATGATGACAGCCTAAAAGAGCAGAGCATTGAGGAGTTTCTCCAAGCAGGGAGTCAGGACCTCCAGCAGCTTGTAGAGAAGTGTGGGAGCAGATACCATGTCCTCAACATTAAGGACAGGAGCCATGACACTCCGGTCCCAGAGCTACTGGAGAAGATAGAGAAGATGGTgtcaggaaacagagagagcttCTACTGCAGTCAGACCTACCAGGAGACAGAGGCCCag ATCGAGGGAGGGATCCAGGAACATGAGGGAGATATCAGAACACTGAATCATAAAACCACTGAATTAGAGAGACAAGTGAAAGAAGAGAAGGatgaagagaagaagagagagatggagagagagataaagaatgAATCTGATaggaggaaagagatggagagaaagttGGAGAGAttaaaagagaagagagaaaatgagaagaAAGAGATGGATGAGAAACACAAGCAGGAGATTGAGGAGATCAAGGAGAAATATGAAGAAGAGGCCAGAGTTGAAGCAGAGAGAAACCTGATGAAGATAGTCCTACCTGAGTTACAGAGGAACATCATGAACTCACAGACaaagatgaagacagagttca GCAGCCCTTAG